In a genomic window of Paracoccaceae bacterium:
- a CDS encoding DUF433 domain-containing protein, translating into MAAELTINEVAHIADVPPRSVEKAIETGIMTPVKRRGMFTKTRARFLNVDAVCYFATVGHMRFLKEIPVSRKKILMKAIRGMAGTNLAPLDLEPGLHLDLPMIAGTKLEAARAYMVNKKRHITSDPEIFGGVPIIKGTRIPVYAVSGRLADGDTIDDLLEDYPEIPREAFVAADIYARTHPERGRPVAAGRPWEAAA; encoded by the coding sequence ATGGCCGCCGAACTGACGATCAACGAAGTCGCGCACATCGCCGATGTCCCGCCACGCAGTGTGGAGAAGGCAATCGAGACCGGTATCATGACGCCGGTAAAGCGCCGTGGGATGTTCACCAAGACCCGCGCCCGGTTCCTCAATGTGGATGCCGTCTGCTACTTCGCGACTGTCGGACACATGAGGTTTCTCAAGGAGATTCCGGTGAGCCGCAAAAAGATCCTGATGAAGGCCATCCGAGGGATGGCCGGTACAAACCTCGCGCCGCTCGATCTCGAACCCGGGCTCCACCTCGATCTGCCAATGATCGCGGGGACAAAACTCGAAGCCGCGCGCGCCTATATGGTGAACAAAAAGCGTCATATCACCAGTGATCCGGAGATATTCGGCGGTGTTCCGATCATCAAGGGCACAAGAATTCCAGTCTATGCGGTAAGCGGGCGGCTGGCCGACGGCGATACGATCGATGATCTGTTGGAAGACTACCCCGAAATCCCGCGGGAAGCCTTCGTCGCGGCCGACATCTACGCACGCACCCATCCGGAACGCGGACGCCCCGTGGCGGCTGGCCGTCCTTGGGAGGCGGCCGCGTAG
- a CDS encoding recombinase family protein, translated as MKAALYARYSSDNQRDASIEDQLRICRARAEREGWTIIDSYTDRAISGASLLRPGVQELIADGLKRRFDVILTESLDRLSRDQEDIAGLYKRMRFADVSIVTLSEGEVSELHIGLKGTMGALFLKDLADKTRRGLRGRVEMGRSGGGLCFGYDVIRTPDPDDRGEREINPEEAAVVRRIFRDYLAGQSSRTIAMTLNKEGVAGPQGKEWGPSTIHGNPKRGTGILNNELYIGRLVWNRLRYMKDPDTGRRVSRPNPESEWVVHEVPDLRVVDQSLWDDVKVRQASLAFDTSGGEGGNPMNDRRRAKHLLGGLIKCGCCGGGYSLISKDLLGCSTARNKGTCSNRMNIRRDALEASILNGLRKHLMEPELFKEFCAEFTREVNRLRIERGADLVGWQKEFERADRELDKMVDAILRGFPPEKLKDKAEKLEARKVELAELLANADEPPPLLHPNMAYVYQDRVGKLCENLQREEDRGPAVEVLRSLIEQVTLMPDNEELAIILRGDLGAILRFAAGKKNPDFLSEAEALDNLLSQGSLVAGVGFEPTTFRL; from the coding sequence ATGAAAGCAGCACTTTACGCGAGGTATTCATCGGACAATCAGCGCGATGCCTCCATCGAGGATCAGTTGCGCATCTGCCGTGCGCGTGCGGAACGCGAAGGCTGGACGATTATCGACAGCTATACGGATCGCGCGATCTCCGGGGCCTCGCTCCTCCGTCCAGGCGTTCAGGAACTGATCGCCGACGGACTCAAGCGGCGGTTCGACGTTATTCTCACGGAATCGCTGGATCGGCTGTCACGTGATCAGGAAGATATCGCCGGGCTCTACAAGCGGATGCGCTTTGCAGATGTGAGCATCGTGACACTCTCCGAAGGCGAGGTTAGCGAACTGCATATCGGCCTGAAAGGCACGATGGGCGCGCTCTTTCTGAAGGACCTTGCGGACAAGACCCGACGCGGCCTGCGCGGTCGGGTGGAAATGGGGAGGTCAGGCGGTGGTCTCTGTTTTGGCTATGACGTCATTCGGACGCCTGATCCGGACGACCGCGGTGAGCGCGAGATAAATCCGGAAGAGGCCGCCGTCGTGCGGCGCATTTTTCGCGATTATCTTGCCGGGCAATCATCTCGCACGATTGCAATGACCCTGAACAAGGAAGGCGTTGCTGGACCGCAAGGCAAGGAGTGGGGGCCCTCGACGATCCACGGGAACCCGAAAAGAGGAACCGGCATTCTCAACAATGAACTCTACATCGGTCGGTTGGTCTGGAACCGGCTGCGCTACATGAAGGATCCCGACACGGGAAGGCGGGTATCGCGCCCGAACCCGGAAAGCGAATGGGTGGTGCACGAGGTGCCTGACCTGCGGGTTGTAGACCAGTCGCTCTGGGACGACGTGAAGGTGCGGCAAGCCAGCCTCGCGTTCGACACATCCGGGGGCGAGGGTGGCAATCCGATGAACGATCGGAGGCGGGCGAAGCACCTGTTGGGGGGCCTCATTAAATGCGGATGCTGTGGCGGAGGCTATTCGCTGATCTCAAAAGACCTGCTGGGCTGTTCGACGGCCCGGAACAAAGGAACATGCAGCAATCGGATGAATATCCGGCGCGATGCTCTGGAAGCCTCGATCCTGAACGGCCTGCGCAAGCATTTGATGGAGCCGGAGCTCTTCAAGGAGTTCTGCGCGGAATTCACGCGCGAGGTGAACCGTCTTAGGATCGAGCGCGGCGCGGATTTGGTTGGATGGCAAAAGGAGTTTGAACGGGCTGATCGCGAGCTGGACAAGATGGTCGACGCCATCCTTCGAGGCTTTCCACCTGAGAAGCTGAAGGACAAGGCCGAGAAGCTGGAAGCACGCAAGGTCGAACTGGCCGAGCTGCTGGCGAATGCCGATGAACCACCGCCCTTGCTGCATCCGAACATGGCGTATGTCTATCAGGATCGGGTTGGCAAGCTGTGCGAGAACCTGCAGCGCGAGGAGGACCGCGGACCAGCGGTCGAGGTTCTGCGGTCGTTGATCGAGCAAGTAACGCTCATGCCTGACAACGAGGAATTGGCGATCATCCTGCGCGGCGATCTGGGTGCAATCCTGCGCTTTGCGGCAGGAAAGAAAAACCCCGACTTCCTTTCGGAGGCCGAGGCGCTAGACAACTTGCTATCGCAAGGATCGTTGGTTGCGGGAGTAGGATTTGAACCTACGACCTTCAGGTTATGA
- a CDS encoding DUF2493 domain-containing protein: MTLEHESTAIEPHHSSSPTDHVLTELQLYGWRPFEDEPDPRPLPEGNQVAAAVTDIIDALVATLGDTRLEPELDELLWGTVNLFHRALARTERQLDDNEQAQRRLQREQDGSEVKSLELERLLTEGQSMLERRAALELFRDLAAEGFEHHLAKPWHPRSGSRVSHRNLTAAMIDSRDFLAARRRAEAQLLLPEGPKVAVTGGADFNDHHLIWARLDRVHAKHSDMVLLHGGSPKGTELIASRWADHRKVPQVAFRPDWAKHGRSAPFKRNDAMLDVLPIGVLVFPGTGIQENLADKARKLGIPVLKHEGGA, encoded by the coding sequence ATGACCTTGGAACACGAAAGCACAGCGATAGAGCCGCATCACAGCTCGTCACCAACAGACCACGTCCTCACCGAACTCCAGCTTTATGGCTGGCGTCCATTCGAGGATGAACCCGATCCCCGCCCACTGCCTGAGGGCAACCAGGTCGCCGCTGCTGTCACAGATATCATCGACGCATTGGTCGCCACGCTGGGCGATACCCGACTTGAACCCGAACTCGACGAACTGCTTTGGGGGACGGTCAACCTGTTCCATCGCGCGCTGGCTCGTACCGAGCGGCAACTCGACGACAACGAACAGGCGCAGCGTCGCCTGCAACGGGAACAGGACGGCTCCGAGGTGAAGTCCCTCGAACTCGAGCGCCTTTTGACCGAAGGGCAAAGCATGCTCGAACGCCGCGCAGCACTGGAACTTTTCCGCGACCTCGCCGCCGAAGGGTTCGAGCATCACCTCGCTAAGCCCTGGCATCCCCGGAGCGGCTCGCGCGTCAGCCATCGCAATCTGACCGCAGCGATGATCGACAGCCGAGATTTCCTTGCCGCGCGCCGCCGGGCCGAGGCGCAACTGCTTCTGCCCGAGGGGCCCAAGGTGGCTGTCACAGGCGGCGCTGACTTCAACGACCACCACCTGATCTGGGCACGCCTCGACCGGGTCCATGCCAAGCACTCGGATATGGTGCTGTTGCATGGCGGCTCGCCCAAGGGCACAGAACTCATCGCCTCACGCTGGGCGGATCACCGCAAAGTGCCGCAGGTCGCCTTCCGCCCCGACTGGGCGAAACATGGCCGCTCAGCGCCGTTCAAGCGCAATGACGCGATGCTGGATGTTCTGCCGATTGGCGTCCTGGTCTTCCCCGGCACGGGCATTCAGGAGAACCTGGCCGACAAAGCCCGCAAGCTGGGCATCCCGGTTCTGAAACACGAGGGCGGCGCGTAA
- a CDS encoding DUF5615 family PIN-like protein: MNLFFDECVSAGAAVHFRDTTAHATCHTRDINMSGATDTDVLAYCIAYDHTLITVNGKDFRKLCGKPDQMHPGLIIIPSVSKARQILSIEAALALINEEAPPETPQDWMVNRVVEVNFQGLVTHAELPKDGT, translated from the coding sequence ATGAACCTTTTCTTCGACGAATGCGTCTCGGCAGGTGCAGCGGTTCATTTTCGCGACACGACCGCCCATGCGACCTGTCACACGCGCGATATCAACATGTCGGGTGCGACGGACACGGATGTGTTGGCCTATTGCATTGCTTACGATCACACGCTGATCACTGTAAACGGCAAGGATTTTCGGAAGCTCTGCGGAAAACCAGACCAAATGCATCCGGGTCTGATCATAATTCCATCGGTCTCAAAGGCGCGTCAGATCCTGTCCATCGAGGCCGCACTCGCGTTGATCAATGAAGAAGCACCGCCAGAGACACCGCAGGATTGGATGGTCAACCGCGTCGTGGAGGTCAATTTCCAAGGTCTTGTGACGCATGCGGAATTGCCGAAGGACGGCACGTAG
- a CDS encoding ParB/RepB/Spo0J family partition protein, whose amino-acid sequence MTKQQKITLSASRDIPFNKLMLSQSNVRHVKAGVSIEELAEDIARRTLLSSITVRPVLDDSGAETGTYTIPAGGRRFRALELLVKQKRMNKTALVPCIVRTDGLAEEDSLAENVQRAPLHPLDQFRAFQAMREKGRTEEEIAAAFFVSASVVKQRLKLAAVAPSLLDAYAEEEMTLDQLMAFTVNPDHARQEQIWEALQRHYSRQPYEIRRMLTEAAVRASDKRAQFVGLEDYVDAGGEILRDLFEQDDGGWLQDAALLDVMVSEKLAEEAEAIRAEGWKWVEVDTDYPYGHTFGMRRIHGEAEPMSDAEAADYQALKAEYETLEAEHAEADELPEEVDARLGEIETAMEALQERPIRFEAEDLAMAGAFVSIDSSGRMRVERGHVRSEDEPVEEQDESADVDAEALIDEDADDTVSPTVEDEEEEDGLKPLSDRLVMELTAHRTLALRNALAQDPQVAYLAALHAMTLRLFYRYGLDSCIEIEPRNAAFGSQVPGLGDTAYAQAIDQRHETWARNLPKASEDLWEALTEFDSCSRETLFAHCVAMSVNAVHDHYQRRPRAIAHADVLAGTVGLNMAKTGWVVTGDSYLGRVTKARILEAVHEAKGADAADRISGLKKLEMVTAAEDLLAGTGWLPEQLRTPPLPEEDVAEFELVDNVDEPASDDNTDAGEGQSVEDGGEPAIGDSDVSDEDDPVTTDAFAKTAAE is encoded by the coding sequence ATGACCAAGCAACAGAAAATCACCCTCAGCGCCTCGCGCGACATTCCCTTCAACAAGCTGATGCTCAGCCAGTCGAACGTGCGCCACGTCAAGGCGGGCGTGTCGATCGAGGAACTGGCCGAGGACATCGCGCGGCGGACGCTGCTCAGTTCCATCACTGTGCGGCCCGTGCTGGACGACAGCGGCGCCGAGACCGGCACGTACACGATCCCGGCGGGTGGGCGGCGGTTCCGGGCGCTGGAACTGCTCGTCAAGCAGAAGCGCATGAACAAGACCGCCCTTGTGCCCTGCATCGTGCGCACCGATGGGCTCGCCGAGGAGGACAGCCTGGCCGAGAACGTCCAGCGCGCGCCGCTGCATCCGCTCGACCAGTTCCGCGCATTTCAGGCGATGCGCGAGAAAGGCCGCACCGAGGAGGAGATCGCCGCGGCCTTCTTCGTCTCGGCCAGCGTGGTCAAGCAGCGGTTGAAGCTCGCCGCCGTAGCGCCCTCGCTGCTCGACGCCTATGCCGAGGAGGAGATGACGCTCGACCAGCTCATGGCCTTCACGGTCAATCCCGATCACGCGCGGCAGGAGCAGATCTGGGAGGCACTGCAGCGGCACTATTCGCGGCAGCCCTACGAGATCCGCCGCATGTTGACCGAGGCTGCGGTGCGGGCCTCGGACAAGCGGGCTCAGTTCGTCGGGCTCGAGGACTACGTCGACGCCGGTGGCGAGATCCTGCGCGACCTGTTCGAGCAGGACGACGGCGGCTGGCTGCAGGATGCCGCCCTGCTCGATGTCATGGTGAGCGAGAAACTGGCCGAGGAGGCCGAAGCGATCCGGGCCGAAGGCTGGAAGTGGGTAGAGGTCGACACGGACTATCCCTATGGCCACACCTTTGGCATGCGGCGCATCCATGGCGAAGCGGAACCGATGAGCGACGCTGAGGCCGCAGACTATCAGGCGCTGAAGGCCGAATACGAGACGCTAGAGGCCGAGCATGCCGAAGCAGATGAGTTGCCCGAGGAAGTCGACGCGCGTCTCGGGGAGATCGAAACGGCGATGGAGGCACTCCAGGAGCGTCCGATCCGGTTCGAGGCGGAAGACCTTGCAATGGCGGGTGCCTTCGTCAGCATCGACAGCTCCGGGCGGATGCGCGTCGAGCGCGGCCATGTCCGGTCCGAAGACGAGCCAGTCGAGGAACAGGACGAGTCTGCTGATGTCGATGCTGAAGCGCTGATTGACGAAGATGCGGATGACACCGTCTCGCCCACCGTCGAAGACGAGGAGGAAGAAGACGGCCTGAAGCCGCTCTCCGACCGCCTCGTCATGGAACTGACGGCGCATCGCACGTTGGCGCTCCGCAATGCATTGGCGCAGGATCCGCAGGTCGCTTACCTCGCGGCGCTCCATGCGATGACGCTTCGGCTGTTCTACCGCTATGGCCTCGACAGCTGCATCGAGATCGAACCGCGCAACGCGGCGTTCGGGTCGCAGGTGCCGGGCCTTGGCGACACGGCCTATGCGCAGGCCATCGACCAGCGGCACGAGACCTGGGCGCGCAACCTGCCCAAGGCGTCGGAAGACCTATGGGAAGCGCTGACCGAGTTCGACAGTTGCAGCCGCGAGACGCTGTTCGCCCATTGCGTGGCGATGAGCGTGAATGCCGTCCACGATCACTACCAGCGCCGCCCCCGTGCGATCGCGCATGCGGATGTACTGGCCGGGACCGTCGGGCTCAACATGGCCAAGACGGGCTGGGTGGTAACCGGCGACAGCTATCTCGGTCGCGTGACCAAGGCGCGCATCCTTGAGGCCGTTCACGAGGCGAAGGGCGCGGACGCTGCCGACCGCATCTCTGGCCTCAAGAAGCTGGAGATGGTCACGGCCGCAGAGGACCTGCTTGCGGGCACCGGCTGGCTGCCGGAACAGCTGCGCACGCCGCCGCTGCCGGAGGAGGATGTCGCGGAGTTCGAACTGGTCGACAACGTCGATGAACCGGCTTCGGACGACAATACCGACGCGGGCGAAGGGCAATCGGTGGAAGACGGCGGCGAACCGGCTATCGGAGATTCCGATGTGTCGGACGAAGATGATCCCGTCACCACGGACGCCTTCGCCAAGACAGCCGCCGAGTGA
- a CDS encoding single-stranded DNA-binding protein, translated as MQNIVILAGNIGQTPETRTTQGGTSITNFTLATSRPRYAEGRVLRDDNGFRVQDTEWHRITCFNGLGKTVQQYCEKGMKLLVRGRIHYTKWTDAAGVDRYGCEIIAETVDFLNRAKTTDDEDETFIDEEDVQS; from the coding sequence ATGCAAAACATCGTCATCCTCGCTGGCAACATCGGCCAGACCCCCGAGACCCGCACCACACAAGGCGGCACCTCGATCACGAACTTCACCCTCGCCACCTCCCGCCCGCGCTATGCCGAAGGTCGGGTCCTCCGCGACGACAACGGCTTTCGCGTTCAGGACACCGAATGGCACCGCATCACCTGCTTCAACGGCCTCGGCAAGACGGTTCAGCAGTATTGCGAGAAAGGGATGAAGCTTCTCGTGCGCGGCCGCATCCACTACACCAAGTGGACCGATGCCGCCGGGGTCGACCGCTACGGCTGCGAGATCATCGCCGAAACTGTCGACTTCCTGAACCGGGCAAAGACGACCGACGACGAAGACGAGACCTTCATCGACGAAGAGGACGTCCAGTCCTGA
- a CDS encoding DUF932 domain-containing protein: MIQEQNFNARPDASGGYKVDVSRGSNVDRVSSEWFSRPDDERYLSLDDLFASVKGRAERSRTRTVESAAIRVEAHRDNPEKLGLVLPGTDEPIAPTHWSFGQLSSLVGAPAAYLRQLPAPLAGINLQYGLTNHRAEQIKTLETGDGRTELRAVTGPDYGRIYDHELVSAVQRIAGNGTGDTRWKVPGVLDWSTGIYNPRVDITKDTTTLYASDRDVFLFLVDDLNPIEAGLLPDGSPDLYFRGFYCWNSEVGAKTLGIASFYLRAVCQNRNLWGVEDFQEITIRHSKYAASRFAHEAAPALSRFAESSPAPFIDGIRAAREKIVARSDDDRQDFLRKRGFSKAETGRIVETVLAEEGRPPESVFDFVQGITAVARSKPQQDARLVMEGKAKVLLERAS; encoded by the coding sequence ATGATTCAGGAACAGAATTTCAATGCGCGCCCCGATGCGAGCGGCGGCTACAAGGTGGATGTGTCACGCGGCTCGAACGTGGACCGCGTGTCGTCCGAATGGTTTTCGCGGCCCGACGATGAGCGCTACCTGTCACTCGACGACCTTTTCGCCTCAGTCAAAGGTCGCGCAGAGCGCAGTCGGACGCGCACGGTGGAGAGCGCTGCGATCCGGGTCGAGGCGCATCGCGACAATCCTGAGAAGTTGGGGTTGGTCTTGCCCGGAACAGATGAGCCGATTGCGCCAACGCATTGGAGCTTTGGTCAACTGTCCAGCCTCGTCGGCGCGCCTGCCGCCTATTTGCGCCAGTTGCCCGCACCACTCGCAGGCATCAACTTACAATACGGCCTGACCAACCACCGCGCCGAACAAATCAAGACGCTGGAAACCGGCGACGGGCGCACCGAACTGCGTGCCGTGACCGGGCCCGACTATGGCCGCATCTACGATCACGAGCTGGTCTCTGCCGTCCAGCGTATCGCGGGCAATGGCACTGGCGACACGCGTTGGAAGGTGCCCGGCGTACTTGACTGGTCGACTGGCATCTACAATCCCCGGGTCGATATCACCAAAGACACCACCACACTTTATGCTTCAGACCGCGACGTCTTCCTCTTTCTGGTCGATGATCTGAACCCCATTGAGGCGGGGCTGCTGCCCGATGGCTCGCCCGACCTCTATTTCCGGGGGTTCTACTGCTGGAATTCCGAGGTGGGCGCCAAGACGCTCGGCATCGCCAGCTTCTACCTGCGGGCGGTCTGCCAGAACCGCAACCTCTGGGGCGTCGAGGACTTCCAGGAGATCACCATCCGGCATTCGAAATACGCCGCCTCCCGCTTCGCCCATGAGGCCGCGCCTGCGCTGAGCCGCTTCGCCGAGTCTTCGCCCGCGCCCTTCATCGACGGCATCCGCGCGGCGCGCGAGAAGATCGTCGCGCGGTCCGACGACGACCGTCAGGACTTCCTCCGCAAGCGCGGTTTCTCGAAGGCGGAGACGGGGCGGATCGTCGAGACGGTGCTGGCCGAGGAAGGTCGCCCGCCCGAAAGCGTGTTCGACTTCGTGCAGGGGATCACGGCGGTCGCCCGGTCGAAGCCGCAGCAGGATGCCCGGCTGGTGATGGAGGGCAAGGCGAAGGTGCTATTGGAGAGAGCTTCCTAG
- a CDS encoding toll/interleukin-1 receptor domain-containing protein — MLATNGGAGADEWFGTSKASVEMYLKQTFGADNREVFFDRHLVILGANWRSELRDGLDRAPILIPFFSPGYFNSDYCVAELKTFMTREDHLDLERGTLIHAARTHDKNHFPSWARDIQARDFCEFFLLGPTFEVSEVRHGFDEALKEFTTGAGDKIKHVANNVPHQPDFPKLPNVPDPVE, encoded by the coding sequence TTGTTAGCTACAAACGGGGGGGCCGGTGCCGATGAATGGTTCGGTACGTCCAAGGCAAGCGTCGAGATGTATCTCAAGCAGACATTCGGTGCCGATAACCGCGAAGTGTTCTTTGACAGACACTTGGTTATACTTGGGGCCAATTGGCGCAGCGAATTGCGCGATGGGCTGGACCGCGCCCCGATCCTAATCCCTTTCTTCTCACCTGGGTATTTCAATTCGGACTATTGCGTTGCTGAGCTAAAGACATTCATGACGCGCGAAGATCACCTTGATCTGGAACGCGGCACTCTAATCCATGCGGCCCGCACCCACGACAAAAACCATTTTCCGTCTTGGGCACGGGACATCCAAGCAAGGGATTTTTGCGAGTTCTTTCTGCTCGGACCAACATTTGAGGTGTCCGAAGTCCGGCACGGATTCGACGAAGCGCTCAAGGAATTTACCACTGGCGCTGGAGACAAGATAAAGCATGTTGCCAATAATGTGCCCCACCAACCGGACTTTCCGAAACTGCCCAATGTTCCTGATCCAGTTGAGTAA
- a CDS encoding AAA family ATPase, protein MEDVTLKGFDLRPAQEVKRQPEKPQVKPGKIYTFYSFKGGVGRSMAMANVAVSLAVQGNKVLMIGFDLEAPGLEHFFFSHDPTLQDRLRSGSGLIDLLTPKSMDLRSVVTKVNLDLEALSFAVNEPNDGARLDIIQSGRASRAANDYTQLVQNLNLDDLYTKHDIGNRFGAYRGEWLAKYDYVLIDSRSGMTDSGDLCTVVLVYVRTALRRP, encoded by the coding sequence ATGGAAGACGTCACGCTTAAGGGATTTGACTTGCGCCCGGCCCAAGAGGTCAAGCGGCAACCGGAAAAGCCGCAGGTCAAGCCAGGAAAAATTTACACCTTCTATTCGTTCAAGGGAGGCGTTGGTCGGTCCATGGCCATGGCGAACGTCGCCGTTTCGCTGGCCGTGCAGGGAAATAAGGTCTTGATGATCGGTTTTGACCTCGAGGCGCCGGGGCTAGAGCATTTCTTTTTTTCTCATGATCCGACATTGCAGGATCGGTTGCGATCCGGCTCAGGTCTCATTGATTTGCTGACACCCAAATCGATGGATTTGCGATCGGTTGTCACCAAAGTCAATCTCGATCTTGAAGCACTGTCTTTTGCTGTCAACGAACCGAATGATGGCGCACGGTTGGACATCATTCAGTCGGGGCGTGCATCCCGTGCGGCTAACGACTACACCCAGTTGGTACAGAACCTGAATTTGGACGACCTTTACACCAAACACGACATCGGCAATCGATTTGGTGCGTATCGCGGCGAGTGGCTGGCCAAATATGACTACGTACTGATCGACAGCCGCAGCGGTATGACTGATAGCGGGGACCTTTGCACGGTAGTACTAGTGTATGTAAGGACTGCGCTCAGGAGGCCTTGA
- a CDS encoding toprim domain-containing protein — protein sequence MHSPAAELSRRLAENAEAVCRHYLSNGRRQGHYWIVGDVQNAPGRSMYVLLSGPANGKGAAGKWTDAQSGLHGDLLDIIRESCGLYDFKDVAAEARRFLSLPPPEPSLPTVARLQTPVHVGSTEAARRLFAMGSPICGTPAESYLRSRRISLFNPVPNLRFHPTCYYRCENGEPALRLPAMLAAITDLDGHQTGTHRTWLRPDGTDKADVETPRRAMGTMLGHGVRFGSFDDVLVAGEGIETVLSVRTALPAMATLAGLSAAHLAAIQFPEGLRRLYVLRDRDPAGAAARDTLCSRAEGAGIEALTLTPRLGDFNDDLLRYGVVALQERLRLHLHPEDAARFLAVRGGTGR from the coding sequence ATGCACAGCCCCGCCGCAGAACTGTCCCGTCGCCTTGCCGAGAACGCCGAGGCCGTGTGCCGCCATTACCTTTCAAACGGCAGGAGGCAGGGGCACTACTGGATTGTCGGTGATGTTCAGAATGCTCCAGGGCGGTCCATGTATGTCCTTCTTTCCGGACCTGCGAATGGCAAAGGAGCTGCAGGCAAGTGGACCGATGCGCAATCCGGCCTGCACGGGGATCTGCTGGACATCATCCGCGAAAGCTGCGGCTTGTACGACTTCAAGGATGTCGCTGCAGAAGCGCGGCGGTTTTTGAGCCTGCCACCACCGGAGCCGTCATTGCCGACTGTAGCCCGATTGCAGACACCGGTGCACGTCGGATCAACGGAAGCTGCACGACGCTTGTTCGCGATGGGCAGTCCGATCTGCGGCACTCCAGCCGAGTCCTATCTGCGTAGCCGCAGGATCAGTCTATTCAATCCGGTGCCGAACTTGCGGTTCCATCCAACGTGCTACTATCGGTGCGAGAACGGCGAGCCCGCGCTCCGGCTTCCGGCGATGCTCGCTGCGATCACCGATCTGGATGGCCACCAGACGGGGACACATCGCACCTGGCTGCGACCGGATGGGACCGACAAGGCGGATGTCGAGACACCGAGGCGGGCCATGGGCACGATGCTTGGCCATGGGGTCCGGTTCGGCTCGTTTGATGATGTTCTCGTCGCAGGCGAGGGCATAGAGACCGTTCTGTCCGTTCGCACTGCCCTGCCTGCAATGGCCACACTCGCGGGGTTGTCGGCGGCACACCTCGCTGCCATCCAGTTCCCCGAAGGCCTCAGGCGGCTCTATGTTTTGCGTGACCGCGATCCGGCGGGCGCGGCTGCGAGGGACACCCTATGCTCTCGCGCAGAGGGCGCCGGGATCGAAGCGCTGACCCTCACCCCGCGGCTGGGTGACTTCAACGATGATCTGCTACGCTACGGCGTGGTCGCCCTGCAAGAGCGTTTACGGCTTCATCTGCATCCCGAGGACGCTGCACGGTTTTTGGCGGTCAGAGGAGGAACGGGTCGGTAA
- a CDS encoding DUF2306 domain-containing protein, protein MSFAPLYQSGLIVTAHAFAALAALGLGAAQLLLAKGTTGHRVVGYIWVSLLGLVALSSFWIHDIRQFGPFSLIHALSVYTLFGLVFGIRAAQRGDIPQHRSTMRQIFYIALIGAGAFTLLPGRDMHLVVFGP, encoded by the coding sequence ATTTCATTCGCTCCACTCTATCAGTCCGGGCTCATCGTAACAGCACATGCTTTTGCGGCTCTTGCCGCGTTGGGCTTGGGCGCGGCACAGCTTCTATTGGCAAAGGGCACTACTGGTCACCGGGTTGTAGGGTATATATGGGTATCGCTCCTCGGTTTGGTTGCGCTGTCCAGCTTCTGGATCCACGACATACGCCAGTTCGGGCCGTTCAGCCTGATCCACGCATTATCTGTGTATACACTTTTCGGCCTCGTTTTCGGGATCCGCGCGGCGCAACGTGGAGATATACCCCAACACCGCAGCACCATGCGGCAGATCTTTTATATTGCCCTCATCGGGGCCGGGGCCTTCACTTTACTGCCCGGCCGCGACATGCATCTGGTGGTTTTCGGTCCCTGA
- the msrQ gene encoding protein-methionine-sulfoxide reductase heme-binding subunit MsrQ produces the protein MTSTAKKTLVERVNNALRGVPTWVLYILCLLPVPYLLYLAQTGGLGREPIKALEHELGEIALQLLIAGLAVTPLRRYAGLNLLKFRRAIGLLAFIYVALHLLVWLVLDVGILSQIWADIIKRPYITIGMAAFVLLIPLAATSNNWSLRKLGMKWHKLHKLAYMAAILGGLHYVMLTKVWAMEPMAYLAVILALLALRLPKARRKQAV, from the coding sequence ATGACGTCGACAGCTAAAAAGACCCTGGTTGAACGTGTCAACAATGCGCTGCGCGGGGTGCCGACATGGGTACTATATATACTGTGTCTTCTGCCGGTGCCCTATCTGCTCTATCTGGCGCAAACCGGGGGGTTGGGACGCGAACCTATCAAGGCGCTGGAACATGAGCTGGGCGAGATCGCCTTGCAGCTTTTGATCGCCGGACTGGCCGTTACACCCCTGCGCCGCTACGCCGGTCTGAACCTGCTGAAATTCCGCCGCGCGATTGGTCTGCTTGCCTTTATATATGTAGCTCTGCATTTGCTGGTCTGGCTGGTGCTTGATGTGGGCATCCTGAGCCAGATCTGGGCAGACATTATAAAGCGACCCTACATCACCATTGGCATGGCGGCTTTTGTCCTGCTGATACCTCTGGCGGCAACGTCCAACAATTGGTCCCTGCGCAAATTGGGGATGAAATGGCACAAGCTTCACAAGCTTGCATATATGGCCGCGATTCTGGGCGGCCTGCATTATGTCATGCTCACTAAAGTCTGGGCGATGGAGCCAATGGCCTATTTGGCAGTGATTTTGGCGCTTCTCGCGCTCAGACTTCCCAAAGCGCGCCGCAAACAGGCGGTCTGA